The Alphaproteobacteria bacterium US3C007 genomic interval GTGAACCGGCGTATTTGGATGTGGCGATTGGCGAAGGTTTGATGCCCACATTAAAGCGTATCCGGGCCATGGGTAGCGATCATCTTGCCCATTCGGTGATCCCCTCGTTCACCAACCCCAACAATATGTCGATTGCGACAGGGCGCCCACCCGCCGTACATGGCATTTGCGGCAATTACCTGTATGAGCCGGAAACCGGCGAAGAAGTGATGATGAATGATGTGCGGTTTTTGCGCGCCCCAACCGTGTTTGGCGGCCTGTACAATGCCGGGGCAAAAGTGGCCGTGGTCACGGCCAAAGACAAATTGCGGGCGCTGTTGGGCGCGGGATTGAAATTTGATGAAGATCGGGCGATTTGTTTTTCCTCAGAAAAGGCCGATCAAGCTACCTTGGCCGAAAACGGGATTGAAAATGCAAGCGCCTATATGGATCGCCCCGTCCCAGAAGTCTATTCTGCCGATTTATCAGAATTTGTTTTTGCCGCTGGGGTAAAGCTTCTCAAAACCTGGGCGCCAGACGTGATGTATCTGTCAACCACAGATTATATCCAACATAAATTTGCCCCTGATGAGCAAGGCGCAAAAGATTTCTATGCTATGTTTGACCGTTATCTGGCTGAATTAGACGCATTAGGCGCAGCAATTGTGGTGACCGCCGATCATGGTATGAAGCCCAAACATCAAGCCGATGGCACCCCAGCGGTGATTTATATTCAGGATGTATTAGACCAGTGGCTGGGTGAAAAAGCCGCCCGTGTTATTCTGCCCATCACCGATCCTTATGTTGTGCATCATGGCGCTTTAGGTTCGTTTGCAACGGCCTATTTGCCAGAGGGCTGCGATCATGGGGAAATTATTGCCCGCCTAACAGCTTTGCCCGAAATGCTTTCTGTGCTCAGCAAAGAAGAGGCGGTGGCCGAATTTGAACTGCCCGCAGATCGGATTGGCGATATTGTCATGGTTTCAACCGAAAATATGACCATTGGCACTTCCCAGCATCGCCATGATCTGGCCGCACTGAAAGAACCCTTGCGCAGCCATGGCGGGCTTACCGAACAAACCGTGCCGTTCATCGTAAACCGGGTTATGGATTTGCCAAATGCGCCCCAATTGCGAAATTTTGATGCGTTTTATTATGCCTTGCAAGCGGCAGCGCAGTAAATCTGCGCTCAACATGCGCCCGCCAAAGTCTTTTGGCGAGCTTAAAAACGAGGAGGGGGTTGAAAAAACCTCACTGCCCTTCTCTTAAGAAAACCGCGGTTGTCTGAAGATGGGCGATGACCGCAAATTAAACAACGCGAAGAAGAATGAGGCTCCAAATGACAGCTACAGAAGAAATTCGACACGAAGCCATGCGCATCGGAGGCGAAAAAGTCTTTACAGACGATGTGGTCGAGGTGCGCTATCCCTATACGGATGAGGTGGTGGCCACGGTGCCGGCCGGCACCGCAGAGCATGCGGCGCAAGCCTTTGCAATTGCCGCCGCTTATAAGCCCAGCTTAACGCGGTATGAGCGCCAGAAAATTCTGTTTCGCGCGGCCGAATTGATCCGTGAACGCCGCGATAGTATCGCGCATTGGCTCACCTTGGAATTGGGCATTTGCCAACAGCATGCGCTGTATGAAACCGGGCGTTCTTATGATGTGTTTATGTTGGCCGGTCAGGCCGCCATTCAAGATGATGGTCAAATCTTCAGTTGCGATCTGACACCGCATGGAAAGCCGCGCAAAATATTCACCAAACGCGAACCCGTGCGCACGATATCAGCCATCACCCCGTTCAATCATCCCTTAAATATGGTGGCGCATAAAATCGCCCCCGCGATTGCAACCAATAACTGCGTTGTGTGCAAACCAACCGAGTTAACACCGCTGACTGCGATCACATTGGCGGATATTTTATACGAAGCCGGCCTGCCGGTTGAAATGTTCCAAATCGTCACCGGATGGCCCAAAGATATTGGCGATGAAATGGTCACCAATGAAAATATTGATATTGTCACCTTCACCGGCGGTGTGCCTGTGGGCAAAATGATTGCGCAAAAAGCCGGATATAAACGCGCCGCGCTTGAGCTTGGCGGCAATGATCCACTGATTATTCTAAATGATCTCTCTGATGCAGATCTTGAAAAAGCTGCGACGATTGCGGTGGCCGGTGCCACGGGAAATTCCGGCCAGCGCTGCACGGCAGTTAAGCGGATCTTGGTGCAAAACAGCGTGGCGGATAAATTTGTACCCCTGGTGCTGGAAAAAGCCAAAGCCATCCGCTTTGGCGATCCGATGGATCCAGACACCCAATTGGGCTGCGTGATCCATGCAAAAGCTGCAGAACTATTTGAAAAGCGGGTCTATATGGCCGAAGCAGAGGGCGCAGAAATCCTGTACCATCCGGGGCGTAACGGAGCGCTTTTGCCCCCGATCGTGATCGATAAAGTGCCCCATAGCTCAGAATTGGTAATGGAAGAAACCTTTGGCCCCATCGTGCCGATCGTGCGCGTGCCCGATGATGATGATGCCGTGATGGAAATTTCAAACTCTACCGAATTTGGATTGTCCTCCGGCGTCTGCACGAATGACTTTACCCGCATGCAAGCCTTTATCGAGGGGTTGGACGTGGGCACTGTGAACATTTGGGAACAACCGGGGTACCGTATTGAGATGTCACCCTTTGGCGGCATCAAAGATAGCGGGAATGGCGTCAAAGAAGGGGTTTTGGAAGCCATGAAATTCTTCACAAATGTCAAAACCTATTCTTTGCCATGGCCATAGACAAACAAGTGATGAGCGGCGCGGGCTTGCTGACTTTTCGTGACTAGCACGAAAAGCGTAGCCGGCACCCGTACTGTATGTAAGACCCGATGATAAGCCCCGGGGTCATGCTAATCGCGTTAAGCGCGGCGCTTTTGCACGCCACATGGAATGCTATGGTCAAGGGAGCCGCTGATCGCGCATTATCGATTGGCTTGGTCTCTTTAGGGCATTTCGTACCCGCCCTGCCGTTTTTTTTAATCTTGCCCGCGCCGGATATGGCAGCTCTGCCCTATATCGTTGCGTCAACGGTAATTCATTGGGGCTATTACTTTTTCTTGATTGCAGCCTATAAAAACAGCGATCTTTCAGTGGCCTATCCGATTGCGCGGGGGGCAGCGCCGGTTTTAATCGCCTTGGGTGCCACGATCTGGCCGGGGGAAATTCTATCGCTCATGGCTTGGGGTGGGATCATCGGCGTCTCTTGCGGCGTTGCGCTCCTGGTCGTATCCCGCGCCACCGGTGCGGTTACAAAAGCCCTGTTTCCCGCCTTCATCACCGCTTTAATGGTGGCGGCTTATTCAATCGTGGATGGGATTGGAGTGCGCGTTTCAGGCGCGCCTCTCTCATATATCACATGGCTTTTTACCGCGGAAATCTGTGTCACTCTATTCGTGCTAATGCCTCGGCGCGCCTTGATCAGGCAAAATGGTGTAAAACAATTTTTGACGGGATTTTCAGGCGGGGTTCTTTCAAGCCTGTCTTATGCTTTGGCGGTTTTTGCGCAAACCTTAGCGCCTTTGGCTTTGGTCGCCGCGATCCGCGAAACATCGGTTATTTTGGCGGCGCTTATCGGGGTCATTTGGTTTAAAGAGCGGCCAGTTCTGATGCGCATCTGCGCCGCATGCGTTGTTGCCTTTGGCGTGATCCTAATTGCGCTTTCTTAGAATTTGAGTTTTACGGGAAAAACCGAGTAACCCCGCTAGACCGCCCGATAAGGATTACCTATCATCCGCTCTAGCCTGAAAGGAAACCCAATGGCCAAGCCGCGCAACGTTCTGTTTATCGTGATTGACCAGCTGCGGGCAGATTGTCTGACAGGGGCGCTTGCCACGCATGTAGATTTGCCCAACTTGCGCCAGTTTATGAGCGAAGCGGTGACCTTTACCCGCAATTTTTCAGTCACAAATCCCTGCGGACCATCGCGCGCCTCGCTTTTGACGGGGCAATATTCGATGAACCACCGCTCCGTGCGCAATGGTGCACCGCTGCGGCATGACATTCCAAGCCTTCCAGGCGAATTGCGAAAATCAGGCTATCTGCCGCTTCTTTACGGCTATACCGACACCTCGCTAGACCCGCGCGTTCACGCAGCAGATGATCCCGCGCTAACAACCTATGAATATGTGATGCCCGGGTTTCAAGAGCGGCTCGAAATGCGATCTGAGCAATCTATTCCTTGGCTGTCGCATTTAGCAGCGCAAGGCTATATTTTCAAAAATCATGATGATTTATACATCCCAGTGGCCGCGGATGGCGCCCACCCCGAAATCACTGACCCAGCGCTTTACGCCGCAAAAGACAGCGATACCGCCTTTTTAACAAATGCCTATTTGGCCGATCGCGCAACCCGGGATACCTCTAATTGGTTTTCGCATTTAACCTATTTACGCCCGCATCCGCCTTTGGTCGCGCCGGCCCCCTATAATACGCTTTATGATCCCCAAAAACTGCCCTTGCCCCACCGCCTAAACAGTCAGGCGTCAGAAGAAGCCGTGCATCCGTTTTTCGCCCCAATGTTTGACAGCGCAACCCCGGCGCATTTCGTATCTGGCATGCCCGATTTGAAACCCAACGAAGATACGGTGCAGGCTTTGCGCGCTGTATATCTTGGGCTTGCGAGCGAAGTAGACCATCATATCGGGCGGGTGATCACCGATTTGAAACAAGCGGGCCAGTATGAGGACACGTTGGTAATCATCACAGCAGATCATGGTGAGATGCTGGGGGATCGCCACGCATGGGGCAAAATGAGCGTTTATAACGCCGCCTATCACACACCCCTTATTATCCGAGCGCCGCAGCTACAGGCCCAATCTGGAATGCAAGTGCAGCTGCAAACTGAAAGCGTGGATATTGCCCCAACAATACTTGACTGGATCGGATCAGATATTCCAAACTCGATGGATGGACAGTCCCTATTGCCGCTCATCAAAGGGGAAACACCCGAAAACTGGCGTAAATTCACTTTCTCAGAGCTAAATTTTGGACATCCCCTTTTTCCGACTAAATGGCAAAAGCAGCTGGGACTATCCGTTGATGAGTGCAGTTTAAGCATTTTACGCGATGCGCAATTCACGCTGGTTGAATTTGCCGGCGATCTGCCACCTTTACTGTTTGACCATGCAAAGAAAGGAGAGCTTGAAAACGTAGCAGAACAGGCGAACTACGCCCCCAACCTTGCCCGTCTGACGCGGCAAATGTTGAAATTTCGAATGCAAAATATGGATCGCAGTTTGGCCTTAAGCGCGCTTACTGCACAGGGGCCGCAAACCGCTTTTCGCCATAACATAACAAAACGCGCCTAAGAGTGCAGCGCAGGCCCGTTTTCGACGGGCTATGCGGTTAAACAGCGCTGAACATGCCCCTATGCGCAGGGCGCAACGGCAGCCAGGCCCTGTTCAATAATATCGAAGGCTGAAAACAACTCGGATTCTGTAATGGTTAAGGGCGGGCAGAGCGTCAGCACGCAGCCACCGCCAATTTTATAACTCAAACCATGTGACAGCGAATGGTATAAAATATCCTCGGCAGCTTTAAGCGCCGGTTGGTTATCAATCCGCAGCTCAATGCCAAAAAATAAGCCCAAGCCCCGTATATCATGAACCAGCGGATATTTAGCTTTGATCTCTAAAAGCCGCTCTAATCCACGCCGCCCCAACGCACGCGCGTTTTCAATAAGCCTATCCTCAAACAAACAGTCAATCGTGGCCAAAGCCGCCGCGCAACCAACCGAAGATTTTTCATGCGTATAATGGCCCAAAGCCCGATCCCCCGTTACGTCCAGATCTTCTCGCACGAGCAGCGCCGCCATCGGGAAAATACCTCCACCCAGCCCTTTTCCGATCACCAGCATATCAGGCACCACGTCGAAATGCTCACAGACAAACATTTCTCCGGTACGGCCAATCGCGGATGGAATTTCATCAAAAATCAAAAGAATGCCATGTTCATCGCAAATGTCACGGACGCGGCGCCAATAATTCTTGGGCGGCAATTCAACGCTCGTCCAACGCATGGGTTCGGCGATCAAAGCCCCAATATCACCTTCCATTTCTATCACATATTTTAAGTAGTTTAGGCAGCCCTCATGCTGCTCATCTTGGCAATTGAAATGGCATTTTCCGCGCGTTGGCGGTGGAATATGTTCACAGCCCGGCAAAAGCGGCCCAACATCCTTCCGGAACAGGCTTTCCCCGCCAATCGAGATGGCATCCAGTGAGGCACCGTGAAAGCTTTCCCACATCGAAATGGTTTTGTGCCGCCCGGTCGCGTAGCGCGCCAGTTTTAAGGCCATGCCGATTGCATTGGTGCCGCCAGGCGCGAATAACATTTTATTAAGCTGCCCCGGCGCCAATTCCGCTAAACGACGCGCCAAATCAATTGCCGTTTGGTTTGTGTAGCGACGCGGACAAAATGGCAACGTATCCAGCTGCTCTTTAATCGCGTCAACCACTTTGGGATGGCCATAGCCAACTTGATGCACGCTGTTTCCATGAAAATCCATGATTTGACGGCCTTGGGTATCTTCCAAGTAGATCCCGTTGCTATGCGTCAAAACGTTCAAACAGGGGCTCGATAACGATTGATGCAAAAAATACTGCGCGTCTTGTGCAAGCAGGTCTTGGGTTGAGGCATCAATATGGGCTGCCGACCAAGCCGCTCTTTGAGGCGATAGGTTGACATCGCCCTCCGACACGCTGGCTTTCGGTTTTAAGGAATATTTTTGCGCCATTTTAACCGCCCAATGTTGAAAATTGATCCCGCCAGCTCAAGCCTGCCTCTGTTTTGGATTTGGGGCGGTATTCGCATCCAAATGCCCCTTGATATCCCAAAGCTTGAAACTGAGGCAGTAAAACGCCGTAGTCAAGCGCCCCTGGAAACGGTTCGGCGCGCTGCTCTGCCGCTGCAATTTGAATGTGACCAATTTTATCGACATAGCGTGAAAAATGTTCCAATAGATCACCGCTTTGGATGAACACATGGTAACAATCAAACATAATTTTTAACCGCGGATTGTTGATCGCGTCCAGAACTTGGCCCGCCTGCGCAAGGGTCCGTAAAAAATACCCGGGCAATTGTTCTTCACATACCGGCTCAATCACAATGGTTAAAGTCGAATGATCCAGCGCATATTCGAGATTTTCAACAAAGGTCTCGAATGCTTCTGGCGTCTGCTCACTGAAGCCTGACAAAATATGCAACGCCTTGGCTCCGATCTCTTGCGCAAGCCTCGCCGCCTCCCGAATGTCGTGTCGCGCGATGTGCTGACGATCTGGAATCGCAGCGCAACCAAAACTGGGGCCCATGCGTATATTCATACTGTTCACGGGCAGCCCAACCTCTTTCAACAGAGATTTCAAATCACCCAGATCTTCAAAATGCGCTTCATCGTGCAATTCAACCGAGTGGAACCCGTATTTTTTGGCGCTCCGTATCCGGTCCAAAAACGGCAGCTCTTTCCAAAGATATCCCGTATTTGCAGAAAAGTTAAACGCCATTAAGCTTTCCCCCTAAAGCTAAGGAATCAGCACTTCGCGCACAGTTTTTGCATCGGCAAGGCGATCCATCGCTGCATTTAAATCATCAAACCCGATCAAACGCGACATCAATTTATCCACTGGCAGGCTGCCGTTTTGGAACATGTTCAAATAGCGCGGAATGTCTCTTTTTGCCACGCAGCTGCCCATGTAAGAGCCTTTTATGCTGCGCTCTTCAGCGGCGATTTTCAAATGCGATAAAGTAATCTCGGCCTCCGGGCCAGGCATTCCCGCCGTCACAGTCGTGCCCCCCCGGCGGGTGATATCATAAGCCATCTGCAAAGCACGGTTTGACCCTGCCGTCTCGATGGCGATATGCACACCCCCTCCGGTTAAAGCAGCGATCTGCGCCTGAACATCCGCATCCCCCGCATTCAGCGCGTGATGCACGCCAAGTTCGCGCGCAAATGCCAACTTCTCTTCGCTGAGATCCAGCGCCAAAACCTTCCCAGACCCAATCGCTAAAGCCGCCAAAACCGCGCTGAGGCCAACGCCGCCAAGCCCAACCACCGCGATAAATTGGCCCGGTTTCGCCTGCGCTGTATTAATCACCGAGCCCACACCGGTCACCACGCCGCAACCAAACAGCGCCGCATGTTCAAAGGGAACAGATTTATCAATTTTTACCAAAGCTTCTTCGGGTATAACCGAATATTCGGCAAAGCCGGCCACCCCGGAATGATGATGAATCCGGGTGCTGCCCTGCCGCAATCGCGTTGTTCCATCCTTTAAAACAGCGTTTGCATTGGCAATCGTTGCAGGTTCACATAGTGCCGGTCGGCCAACGCTGCACATCTCACAGCGCCCACAACTGGCCACGTAAGAGGGCACTACGTGATCGCCCACCGCAAAGCCTTGCACATCTTGGCCTATCTCTTCCACGATCCCCGCCGCCTCATGCCCGATCACAATTGGCATTGGTTTGGCGCGCTCTCCGGTGATCGCAACAAGATCGGAATGGCACAAACCTACGGCCTTAACCTTAATTAAGACCTCCCCGCGCTTTGGGGGATCTAACTCAACCTCTTCTATGCTAAGCGGTTTGCTGACGCTGAACGGCCTTTGTGCCGAGGTGGTTCTGAGAATGGCGGCTTTCATTTTCATGCGCATTTTCCCGTCATTTTATATGGCCTATACGCCAAGATCACGCCGTGGCTTCTTCTAAGCACGCTTCCAGGATGTCTAGGCCTTCTTCTACCAGTGAAAACTGCGCTGACAGCGGCACCAGAATACGAATGACATTGCGTGTTGGGCCCGCCGTTACCAAAATAAGACCCTTCTTTAGAGCGATTTCGGCGACTTTGGCCGCCAACGCTCCATCGGGGGTGCCACTGGCACGATCCGTCACCAGCTCAATCGCGTTCATACAGCCAAGCCCGCGCACATCGCCAATACATTGCAACGAGTTCTTAAGCTTCATTTTTTGCAAGCGAGAGTCGATTAGCTCACCCATTTTCAAGCCTTTATCCAACAGGCCTTCTTTCTCAATCACGTCAAGCACCGCCAGCGCAGCAGCGCAAGCCATCGGGTTTCCGCCAAACGTGCCCCCCAATCCGCCCGGGGGCACTGTATCGATGATAGAGGCTTTGCCCACTATGCCCGAAATCGGCAAGCCGCCGCCTATGCTTTTGCCAACACAGGTGAGATCCGCACACATTCCGAAATGCTCAAAGGCAAACATTTTGCCGGTACGCCCGATCCCTGATTGAATTTCATCTGCCACCAAAACGATGCCATGCGTATCGCAAAGCGCCCGCAGATAGGTGAGAAACTCACCCGAGGCGATATTGTAACCGCCCTCGCCCTGCACCGGCTCAACAAATATAGCGGCGATCTGATCTGGTGGACAATCGCTTCTGAATAATGTTTCAAAGGCCTGCTTTGTATCCTCAAGCGTTATGCCACGAAACGCATCCGGAAAAGGCAGGCGAAAAATTTCACCCGGGAATGGCCCGAAACCCTGCTTAAATGGGACCATTCTGGCACTCAGCGCCATGCCCATATAAGAGCGCCCGTGATACCCATTGGTAAAGGTAATCAGCGCCGGCCGTTTCGTATGATAACGCGCCACCTTTATTGCGTTTTCAACGGCTTCCCCCCCTGCAGAAAAGAACATTGATTTCTTTTCAAAATCACCCGGATACAGCGCGTTAAGCCGCTCGGCTAGGGCGATGTAACTTTCATAAGGTGTGACTTGAAAGCAGGTATGCGTCAGGCTGTCTAACTGATGCTTAATGGCAGAAACAACCTGCGGATGGCGGTGGCCAATATTCTGACAGCCAATACCGCCACAAAAATCTATGTAGCGTTTGCCTTCAACATCCCAGATTTCGGCATTCTCTGCTTTTTCAGCGATGAAGGTAGAAGAATACGCGATTGCTCTGGCAACAGACTTGTCGCGGCGACCTTCGATTTCGGTATTTGTTGTCATGATATAAGCCCTGT includes:
- the phnA gene encoding phosphonoacetate hydrolase, translating into MTMNTDVNVNGRVYTAPKTCAIVICLDGCEPAYLDVAIGEGLMPTLKRIRAMGSDHLAHSVIPSFTNPNNMSIATGRPPAVHGICGNYLYEPETGEEVMMNDVRFLRAPTVFGGLYNAGAKVAVVTAKDKLRALLGAGLKFDEDRAICFSSEKADQATLAENGIENASAYMDRPVPEVYSADLSEFVFAAGVKLLKTWAPDVMYLSTTDYIQHKFAPDEQGAKDFYAMFDRYLAELDALGAAIVVTADHGMKPKHQADGTPAVIYIQDVLDQWLGEKAARVILPITDPYVVHHGALGSFATAYLPEGCDHGEIIARLTALPEMLSVLSKEEAVAEFELPADRIGDIVMVSTENMTIGTSQHRHDLAALKEPLRSHGGLTEQTVPFIVNRVMDLPNAPQLRNFDAFYYALQAAAQ
- the phnY gene encoding phosphonoacetaldehyde dehydrogenase; the protein is MTATEEIRHEAMRIGGEKVFTDDVVEVRYPYTDEVVATVPAGTAEHAAQAFAIAAAYKPSLTRYERQKILFRAAELIRERRDSIAHWLTLELGICQQHALYETGRSYDVFMLAGQAAIQDDGQIFSCDLTPHGKPRKIFTKREPVRTISAITPFNHPLNMVAHKIAPAIATNNCVVCKPTELTPLTAITLADILYEAGLPVEMFQIVTGWPKDIGDEMVTNENIDIVTFTGGVPVGKMIAQKAGYKRAALELGGNDPLIILNDLSDADLEKAATIAVAGATGNSGQRCTAVKRILVQNSVADKFVPLVLEKAKAIRFGDPMDPDTQLGCVIHAKAAELFEKRVYMAEAEGAEILYHPGRNGALLPPIVIDKVPHSSELVMEETFGPIVPIVRVPDDDDAVMEISNSTEFGLSSGVCTNDFTRMQAFIEGLDVGTVNIWEQPGYRIEMSPFGGIKDSGNGVKEGVLEAMKFFTNVKTYSLPWP
- a CDS encoding DMT family transporter, which translates into the protein MISPGVMLIALSAALLHATWNAMVKGAADRALSIGLVSLGHFVPALPFFLILPAPDMAALPYIVASTVIHWGYYFFLIAAYKNSDLSVAYPIARGAAPVLIALGATIWPGEILSLMAWGGIIGVSCGVALLVVSRATGAVTKALFPAFITALMVAAYSIVDGIGVRVSGAPLSYITWLFTAEICVTLFVLMPRRALIRQNGVKQFLTGFSGGVLSSLSYALAVFAQTLAPLALVAAIRETSVILAALIGVIWFKERPVLMRICAACVVAFGVILIALS
- a CDS encoding sulfatase-like hydrolase/transferase is translated as MAKPRNVLFIVIDQLRADCLTGALATHVDLPNLRQFMSEAVTFTRNFSVTNPCGPSRASLLTGQYSMNHRSVRNGAPLRHDIPSLPGELRKSGYLPLLYGYTDTSLDPRVHAADDPALTTYEYVMPGFQERLEMRSEQSIPWLSHLAAQGYIFKNHDDLYIPVAADGAHPEITDPALYAAKDSDTAFLTNAYLADRATRDTSNWFSHLTYLRPHPPLVAPAPYNTLYDPQKLPLPHRLNSQASEEAVHPFFAPMFDSATPAHFVSGMPDLKPNEDTVQALRAVYLGLASEVDHHIGRVITDLKQAGQYEDTLVIITADHGEMLGDRHAWGKMSVYNAAYHTPLIIRAPQLQAQSGMQVQLQTESVDIAPTILDWIGSDIPNSMDGQSLLPLIKGETPENWRKFTFSELNFGHPLFPTKWQKQLGLSVDECSLSILRDAQFTLVEFAGDLPPLLFDHAKKGELENVAEQANYAPNLARLTRQMLKFRMQNMDRSLALSALTAQGPQTAFRHNITKRA
- a CDS encoding aspartate aminotransferase family protein — protein: MAQKYSLKPKASVSEGDVNLSPQRAAWSAAHIDASTQDLLAQDAQYFLHQSLSSPCLNVLTHSNGIYLEDTQGRQIMDFHGNSVHQVGYGHPKVVDAIKEQLDTLPFCPRRYTNQTAIDLARRLAELAPGQLNKMLFAPGGTNAIGMALKLARYATGRHKTISMWESFHGASLDAISIGGESLFRKDVGPLLPGCEHIPPPTRGKCHFNCQDEQHEGCLNYLKYVIEMEGDIGALIAEPMRWTSVELPPKNYWRRVRDICDEHGILLIFDEIPSAIGRTGEMFVCEHFDVVPDMLVIGKGLGGGIFPMAALLVREDLDVTGDRALGHYTHEKSSVGCAAALATIDCLFEDRLIENARALGRRGLERLLEIKAKYPLVHDIRGLGLFFGIELRIDNQPALKAAEDILYHSLSHGLSYKIGGGCVLTLCPPLTITESELFSAFDIIEQGLAAVAPCA
- a CDS encoding TIM barrel protein; this translates as MAFNFSANTGYLWKELPFLDRIRSAKKYGFHSVELHDEAHFEDLGDLKSLLKEVGLPVNSMNIRMGPSFGCAAIPDRQHIARHDIREAARLAQEIGAKALHILSGFSEQTPEAFETFVENLEYALDHSTLTIVIEPVCEEQLPGYFLRTLAQAGQVLDAINNPRLKIMFDCYHVFIQSGDLLEHFSRYVDKIGHIQIAAAEQRAEPFPGALDYGVLLPQFQALGYQGAFGCEYRPKSKTEAGLSWRDQFSTLGG
- a CDS encoding zinc-dependent alcohol dehydrogenase family protein — encoded protein: MKMKAAILRTTSAQRPFSVSKPLSIEEVELDPPKRGEVLIKVKAVGLCHSDLVAITGERAKPMPIVIGHEAAGIVEEIGQDVQGFAVGDHVVPSYVASCGRCEMCSVGRPALCEPATIANANAVLKDGTTRLRQGSTRIHHHSGVAGFAEYSVIPEEALVKIDKSVPFEHAALFGCGVVTGVGSVINTAQAKPGQFIAVVGLGGVGLSAVLAALAIGSGKVLALDLSEEKLAFARELGVHHALNAGDADVQAQIAALTGGGVHIAIETAGSNRALQMAYDITRRGGTTVTAGMPGPEAEITLSHLKIAAEERSIKGSYMGSCVAKRDIPRYLNMFQNGSLPVDKLMSRLIGFDDLNAAMDRLADAKTVREVLIP
- the gabT gene encoding 4-aminobutyrate--2-oxoglutarate transaminase, yielding MTTNTEIEGRRDKSVARAIAYSSTFIAEKAENAEIWDVEGKRYIDFCGGIGCQNIGHRHPQVVSAIKHQLDSLTHTCFQVTPYESYIALAERLNALYPGDFEKKSMFFSAGGEAVENAIKVARYHTKRPALITFTNGYHGRSYMGMALSARMVPFKQGFGPFPGEIFRLPFPDAFRGITLEDTKQAFETLFRSDCPPDQIAAIFVEPVQGEGGYNIASGEFLTYLRALCDTHGIVLVADEIQSGIGRTGKMFAFEHFGMCADLTCVGKSIGGGLPISGIVGKASIIDTVPPGGLGGTFGGNPMACAAALAVLDVIEKEGLLDKGLKMGELIDSRLQKMKLKNSLQCIGDVRGLGCMNAIELVTDRASGTPDGALAAKVAEIALKKGLILVTAGPTRNVIRILVPLSAQFSLVEEGLDILEACLEEATA